In a single window of the Rhodamnia argentea isolate NSW1041297 chromosome 2, ASM2092103v1, whole genome shotgun sequence genome:
- the LOC115735897 gene encoding uncharacterized protein LOC115735897 gives MHMIARRSSSPSSRLPSLDSCLLVMITTVSTLSLLTLLHPDSSLLLLLTPRSSEPPVKPRSLPPLKNSTAEAQAERRPELDQSRMAVCLVGAARRFELTGPSIVEHILKGHPNSDLFLHSPYDENSYKLLLLKESPRIAAVRIFRPERICETESQARVLTGLNSPSGIQGLLQYFNLVEGCLDMIRAYQTQNNFTYDWIVRTRVDGFWTAPLGPEHFVPGKYVVPQGSNYGGLNDRLGVGDLGTSIAALSRLSLIPRLDSAGFRQLNSEAAFRAQLRARRVPHVAKRVPFCVVTDRRYAFPPTRYGVPVAAMSSRGPLSGAKCRPCTAACRGRCVARAMRSMDRWWSWTNWENGSLQLCDARGPWEKGWERMFDGVAGKEVARGRKRIRGLRLEECVSEFEDLKGRTANWDAPSSKEICSLGLAIVQ, from the exons ATGCACATGATCGCCCGAAGATCTTCGTCGCCCTCATCGCGGCTGCCGTCCCTCGATTCGTGTCTCCTTGTCATGATAACCACCGTTtccaccctctctctccttaCGCTTCTCCATCCAgactcctccctcctcctcctcctcaccccTCGCAGCTCGGAGCCCCCCGTCAAACCAAGGTCACTGCCACCATTGAAGAACAGCACGGCAGAGGCTCAGGCAGAGCGGAGACCTGAGCTGGACCAGTCGAGAATGGCAGTCTGCTTGGTGGGAGCAGCGCGGCGGTTCGAGCTGACCGGGCCCTCCATCGTGGAGCACATACTCAAGGGGCATCCCAACTCGGATCTGTTCTTGCATAGCCCGTACGACGAGAACTCGTACAAGTTGTTGCTGCTGAAGGAGTCGCCGAGGATTGCTGCCGTGCGCATTTTCCGTCCCGAGCGGATTTGCGAGACTGAGTCGCAGGCCCGAGTTCTCACCGGCCTCAACTCCCCCAGTGGCATTCAG GGCCTTCTTCAATACTTCAACTTAGTCGAGGGTTGCCTCGACATGATCCGAGCCTACCAAACCCAAAACAACTTCACTTACGACTGGATAGTCCGAACCCGAGTGGACGGATTCTGGACCGCCCCCTTGGGCCCCGAACACTTTGTACCGGGCAAATATGTGGTCCCACAGGGCTCCAACTACGGCGGTCTGAACGATAGGCTCGGCGTAGGCGATCTTGGCACGTCAATCGCTGCCCTCTCGCGCCTGTCGCTGATCCCGCGGCTCGACTCGGCCGGGTTCCGCCAGCTCAACTCGGAGGCCGCGTTCCGAGCCCAACTCCGAGCCCGGCGCGTGCCCCACGTGGCGAAGCGCGTGCCCTTCTGCGTCGTTACCGACCGTCGGTACGCGTTCCCTCCGACTCGCTATGGCGTGCCGGTGGCCGCGATGTCGAGCCGGGGTCCGCTCAGCGGGGCCAAGTGCAGGCCTTGCACGGCGGCGTGCCGGGGTAGGTGCGTGGCGCGTGCGATGCGGTCGATGGACAGGTGGTGGAGCTGGACCAACTGGGAGAACGGGAGCCTCCAGCTGTGCGACGCGCGTGGGCCGTGGGAGAAGGGGTGGGAGAGGATGTTCGACGGGGTCGCGGGGAAGGAGGTGGCGCGTGGGAGGAAGAGAATTCGGGGTCTGCGGTTGGAGGAGTGCGTGAGTGAATTCGAGGACTTGAAGGGTCGGACTGCAAATTGGGACGCGCCGTCCTCGAAGGAAATATGTAGCCTGGGCCTGGCGATTGTCCAATGA
- the LOC115735880 gene encoding LOW QUALITY PROTEIN: uncharacterized protein LOC115735880 (The sequence of the model RefSeq protein was modified relative to this genomic sequence to represent the inferred CDS: substituted 1 base at 1 genomic stop codon) — protein sequence MEEMRETQRKEQGRQSEPPHVTPLKPLTHDAYGGGMYGKDDQGQQEQPTSRPPASDTXSADGPVGPPVQPKHRSPPSTGDRDLDITGQSYIQ from the coding sequence ATGGAGGAGATGCGGGAGACGCAGAGGAAGGAGCAGGGGAGACAGAGCGAGCCACCGCACGTGACGCCTTTGAAGCCGTTGACCCACGATGCTTATGGCGGCGGAATGTACGGCAAGGACGATCAAGGCCAGCAGGAGCAGCCGACGAGCAGGCCGCCCGCCAGCGACACGTAGAGCGCCGATGGGCCGGTCGGGCCCCCGGTCCAGCCCAAGCACAGGTCGCCTCCCTCGACCGGGGACAGGGACCTCGATATCACTGGCCAGTCGTACATTCAATAA